From one Danio rerio strain Tuebingen ecotype United States chromosome 19, GRCz12tu, whole genome shotgun sequence genomic stretch:
- the jtb gene encoding protein JTB isoform X1, protein MCIRVMESDCRIPMSCLRPRILALHALFWGLVSLRVFGAALLSDEKTAVAVTKAMTAPCWQLEEFVVAKECSVCEGLQLKTIPACSQTGFIEKINCTKSNRDEYKSCRSTKMEEHLFWKFEGTMLALTVVFAIIVVIRQRSLDRQASDKVRRQIESI, encoded by the exons ATGTGCATCAGAGTGATGGAGAGTGACTGCAGGATCCCCATGTCATGTCTGAGACCCCGAATCCTGGCCCTACACGCTTTATTCTGGGGCTTAGTGTCTCTTAG agtATTTGGAGCAGCTCTTCTGAGCGATGAGAAGACAGcag TTGCCGTGACAAAGGCGATGACAGCACCATGTTGGCAGCTGGAGGAGTTTGTGGTGGCTAAAGAGTGCAGTGTATGCGAGGGTTTGCAATTG AAAACAATACCAGCCTGCAGCCAAACTGGATTTATAGAAAAGATCAACTGCACAAAGTCTAACAGAGACGAATACAAAAG CTGTCGCTCAACAAAAATGGAGGAGCATCTGTTTTGGAAATTTGAAGGCACCATGTTGGCTCTCACTGTTGTCTTTGCAATAATAGTGGTGATCAGGCAACGCTCGCTTGACCGCCAAGCTTCAGACAAGGTCCGGAGGCAGATAGAATCTATTTAG
- the jtb gene encoding protein JTB, with translation MCIRVMESDCRIPMSCLRPRILALHALFWGLVSLRVFGAALLSDEKTAVAVTKAMTAPCWQLEEFVVAKECSVCEGLQLKTIPACSQTGFIEKINCTKSNRDEYKRGSKVAQWVAQSPHSKKVFGSSPGWVSWLFCEEFECSPWLSLNKNGGASVLEI, from the exons ATGTGCATCAGAGTGATGGAGAGTGACTGCAGGATCCCCATGTCATGTCTGAGACCCCGAATCCTGGCCCTACACGCTTTATTCTGGGGCTTAGTGTCTCTTAG agtATTTGGAGCAGCTCTTCTGAGCGATGAGAAGACAGcag TTGCCGTGACAAAGGCGATGACAGCACCATGTTGGCAGCTGGAGGAGTTTGTGGTGGCTAAAGAGTGCAGTGTATGCGAGGGTTTGCAATTG AAAACAATACCAGCCTGCAGCCAAACTGGATTTATAGAAAAGATCAACTGCACAAAGTCTAACAGAGACGAATACAAAAG GGGcagcaaggtggcgcagtgggtggcacaatcgcctcacagcaagaaggtatttggttcgagccctggctgggtcagttggcttttctgtgaggagtttgaaTGCTCTCCCTGG CTGTCGCTCAACAAAAATGGAGGAGCATCTGTTTTGGAAATTTGA
- the si:ch211-191i18.4 gene encoding uncharacterized protein LOC799350 precursor — translation MSNLSILVVVLHCAVYIYFKTSGVESRPPDYQPTGLFIDDPTEATRDVANFKDNLQRQVVPILKKKFNRLPGVCRRLKRRRITILCNTEKFCSAMKYSQHGHICSCPKRSKCSHFFLWTL, via the exons ATGTCAAATTTATCAATACTTGTCGTCGTGCTGCACTGTGCTgtatatatttactttaaaaccAGTGGCGTCGAATCAAGACCGCCGGATTACCAACCAACTGGATTGTTTATCGACGACCCGACGGAAGCG ACAAGAGATGTGGCAAATTTTAAAGACAACCTTCAGAGACAAGTCGTACCCATTTTGAAGAAAAAGTTCAACCGTTTGCCAGGTGTTTGTAGACGTCTGAAGAGGAGGAGGATAACAATTCTG TGCAACACTGAAAAGTTCTGTTCTGCGATGAAATATTCTCAGCATGGCCACATCTGCTCCTGCCCAAAACGATCAAAGTGCTCTCATTTCTTTTTATGGACATTGTGA
- the cart4 gene encoding cocaine- and amphetamine-regulated transcript 4 precursor, translating into MESVRAAVYLSVFLSLLSVCRAQIQMQDSRLSEQDEQFIKRDLAEALDELLDGEQDNRISLEKKASVIPRCDVGERCAMKHGPRIGRLCDCMRGTACNTFFLRCY; encoded by the exons ATGGAGAGCGTCCGAGCCGCGGTTTACCTGAGCGTGTTCCTGTCGCTGCTGAGCGTCTGCAGGGCGCAGATTCAGATGCAGGACAGCCGACTGAGCGAGCAGGACGAGCAGTTCATCAAGAGAGACCTG GCTGAGGCACTCGATGAACTTCTGGATGGAGAACAGGATAATCGGATATCTCTGGAGAAAAAAGCAAGCGTCATTCCCAGG TGTGACGTAGGGGAGCGCTGCGCCATGAAACACGGACCACGCATCGGACGCCTGTGTGACTGTATGCGAGGAACCGCCTGCAACACTTTCTTCCTGCGCTGCTACTGA